Proteins found in one Bacillota bacterium genomic segment:
- a CDS encoding AAA family ATPase: protein MGINLPSWEELSRDEQVPIVNLPTSGRYVISGGPGTGKTVLALYRASRWRKENPEGKITFLVYNRTLHQYMQDAAEEMNLPDKSVNTWHSWFYSYYYEKTGESVPEVRPYRPDWNKVSAKLTPKPELDFLILDEIQDFPVELLRILNKTAKAMTVFGDPQQEISNHGSTEDDWIDAMDALGRVYYLTRNYRSTEQISKVAELFFYGTKKQFPKPTKKAGPKPRLIKCQDRDDVLDTIANFAENNRGLHVGVLLPPKNIKEKLSMYKQGLQRKTDVPIQIYTRDEQVDYSLSFKQTGIKIMSYLTAKGLEFDAVFLPEVDAFSEHAQDREKRRIYVAITRAKTNLTFLYTRETDSFVLTTLKQNSEIFDVIDNTVVEFNELPF from the coding sequence GTGGGGATAAATTTGCCCTCCTGGGAAGAGCTGAGTAGAGATGAGCAGGTGCCAATTGTAAACTTGCCCACTTCCGGTCGCTATGTTATAAGTGGTGGTCCTGGGACTGGTAAAACGGTATTAGCGCTATATCGTGCTTCGAGGTGGAGAAAGGAGAACCCAGAAGGCAAGATCACTTTTTTAGTCTACAACAGAACTCTGCACCAGTATATGCAGGATGCTGCAGAGGAGATGAATCTGCCGGATAAGTCAGTGAATACATGGCATTCTTGGTTTTATTCGTACTACTACGAAAAAACAGGTGAGTCTGTACCCGAGGTTCGACCTTATCGCCCGGATTGGAATAAGGTAAGTGCAAAGCTGACTCCCAAACCAGAACTAGATTTTCTTATTCTTGATGAGATTCAAGATTTCCCGGTAGAGCTGCTGCGGATCCTTAACAAAACAGCTAAAGCGATGACCGTATTTGGTGATCCTCAGCAGGAGATATCGAATCATGGTTCTACAGAGGATGACTGGATTGACGCTATGGATGCCCTGGGCAGAGTTTATTATTTAACGAGAAATTACCGCAGTACTGAGCAGATTTCAAAGGTAGCGGAGCTCTTTTTTTATGGAACTAAGAAACAGTTTCCAAAACCTACAAAGAAAGCTGGTCCCAAACCACGGTTGATTAAATGCCAAGATCGCGATGATGTGCTGGATACGATTGCTAATTTTGCAGAGAACAACCGTGGACTGCATGTCGGCGTGCTGCTGCCTCCTAAAAATATTAAAGAGAAGCTGTCAATGTACAAACAGGGATTGCAGCGGAAAACCGATGTTCCAATTCAGATTTATACCCGTGACGAACAAGTTGATTACAGTTTGAGTTTTAAGCAAACTGGCATTAAGATTATGTCATACCTAACAGCTAAGGGGCTGGAGTTCGATGCGGTTTTTCTTCCTGAGGTAGATGCTTTTTCAGAGCATGCTCAAGATCGAGAAAAACGCCGCATTTATGTGGCTATTACCAGAGCAAAAACGAATCTTACTTTTTTATATACTCGAGAAACAGACTCCTTTGTACTTACAACACTCAAGCAGAATTCGGAGATATTTGATGTCATCGACAACACAGTAGTTGAGTTTAACGAGCTGCCATTTTAG
- a CDS encoding HAMP domain-containing protein, protein MSIKTRLCLIVVIMILVVLLGQSLVVYFQSKTNIEDLVSSAATNEARQYAQIIDTWIRGKGDKLSVLVLNDVIRNMNWQDQLPLLNEIIAEEDDIEAIFISDLNGQARSSTGEVVSIRDRNYFQEAVKTGRITYSQPMMSRFSGANTVVVAQPIERSGEIVGVLGVTLLLDHLQTLVQEMKISGYGYGWIIDAEGNTVAHPDERYLGNQDVFIGHDELSSLAEEMKKGNSGLGFYHFNGVSKGLAYAPIPVVGWSIAMTADTADIIAPATKLRNESIIITGIAVLIGVVISFMVAQYIVNPLIKFKDQVQQIAAGDLTIEIDTTGNDEIGQLGDALRTMTRNLRELIGAVNDAVGHINTSASQLNANCEESAASAEQTSATLNEVAAAVQKVVSDIELISQSSDDTARQTAEGSRGAALVTEQMSNIAESSKRVGESLKALHDQAQEINRVLALINSFADQTNLLALNATIEAARAGEAGLGFAVVADEVRKLAEQSAKATSDIQKLLVSIQNVSQDAVSLMQVSEGAVAEGSEVIQTVGSRFFEIDEVIQKLNQQFEQILSAAQQMASSIEEITAASQEQTAMSEEVASATDQLSQLSQNLNDLVRQFKV, encoded by the coding sequence ATGAGCATAAAGACGCGTCTCTGCTTAATTGTGGTAATCATGATTCTGGTTGTTTTATTAGGTCAATCCTTGGTAGTGTATTTTCAGTCAAAGACCAACATTGAGGACCTGGTTTCAAGTGCAGCTACTAACGAAGCCAGGCAGTATGCCCAGATTATTGACACGTGGATTCGCGGTAAAGGTGATAAGCTGTCGGTGCTGGTTTTAAATGATGTGATAAGAAATATGAACTGGCAGGACCAGCTGCCGCTGCTTAATGAGATTATCGCTGAAGAGGATGACATTGAAGCGATTTTCATCTCCGATTTAAACGGTCAGGCTCGCTCATCAACTGGTGAAGTGGTATCCATCCGCGACCGGAACTATTTCCAAGAAGCGGTTAAAACCGGAAGAATTACCTACTCTCAACCGATGATGAGCCGCTTCTCAGGTGCAAACACCGTGGTAGTTGCTCAGCCCATTGAGAGAAGTGGTGAAATTGTTGGTGTGCTGGGCGTTACGCTCTTGCTCGATCATCTGCAGACACTCGTGCAGGAGATGAAGATCAGCGGCTACGGCTATGGCTGGATCATTGATGCGGAAGGAAACACTGTTGCTCACCCTGATGAGCGGTACTTGGGAAACCAGGATGTTTTTATCGGTCATGATGAGCTTAGCAGCTTGGCAGAGGAGATGAAGAAAGGGAACTCAGGTTTAGGATTCTACCATTTTAATGGTGTGAGCAAAGGGTTGGCTTATGCACCGATCCCTGTTGTTGGCTGGTCAATCGCTATGACCGCTGATACCGCTGACATTATTGCACCGGCAACTAAGCTTAGGAATGAGAGCATTATCATTACCGGCATTGCTGTGCTAATTGGAGTTGTAATCTCATTCATGGTCGCTCAGTACATAGTTAATCCACTCATTAAGTTTAAGGACCAGGTCCAGCAGATTGCCGCTGGTGATCTTACTATCGAGATCGATACAACCGGAAATGATGAGATTGGGCAGCTTGGGGATGCCCTTCGCACCATGACGAGAAATCTTCGGGAGCTGATTGGCGCTGTCAATGACGCGGTTGGACACATCAACACCTCTGCCTCTCAGTTGAACGCTAACTGTGAGGAATCAGCGGCCAGCGCTGAGCAGACATCTGCAACGTTAAATGAAGTAGCTGCAGCCGTTCAAAAGGTCGTCTCTGATATTGAACTTATTTCGCAAAGCTCAGATGATACAGCAAGACAGACCGCAGAAGGGAGCAGAGGCGCGGCTCTGGTCACCGAGCAGATGAGCAACATTGCCGAGTCATCTAAGCGTGTAGGCGAATCCCTGAAAGCGCTCCACGATCAAGCGCAGGAAATCAATCGCGTATTAGCACTGATCAACAGCTTTGCTGATCAGACTAATCTGTTAGCCCTAAATGCGACTATCGAAGCGGCTCGAGCCGGTGAAGCAGGCTTAGGTTTTGCCGTTGTGGCAGATGAAGTGCGGAAACTAGCTGAGCAGTCGGCTAAAGCCACCAGTGACATCCAGAAACTCCTTGTTTCCATTCAAAATGTTTCTCAGGATGCGGTCAGTCTGATGCAAGTCAGCGAGGGTGCTGTTGCGGAAGGTTCTGAGGTAATCCAAACAGTAGGCAGCCGTTTCTTCGAAATTGATGAAGTGATTCAAAAGCTAAACCAGCAGTTTGAGCAGATCTTAAGTGCTGCACAGCAGATGGCTTCCAGTATTGAGGAAATAACTGCGGCATCACAGGAGCAGACGGCAATGTCCGAAGAAGTGGCTTCGGCTACCGATCAGCTGAGTCAGTTATCTCAAAATCTCAATGATTTAGTGCGGCAGTTTAAGGTTTAG